The Paraburkholderia sp. ZP32-5 genome includes a window with the following:
- a CDS encoding YihY family inner membrane protein: MRFDLDTLKRLAQFAAQRIGEDRIPQVAGSLTFTTMLSLVPLATVAFALFTAFPIFSSFQASLQFFLADHLMPAQLNDQIFKYLNQFASKAKGLTTIGMIILFVTAVMTMMTVESAFNVIWRVRKARPVAQRILVYWAIITLGPILIGVSLSISSYLFTQSMTFSAAQRITPLIEWALAGATLPLTVLAFTILYVYLPNRRVEWRDAVVGGVIAAVAFELAKRGFGYYVRRIPTYTAVYGAFAAVPLFLVWMYLCWFITLTGAMIASALPAIRIGQFHRPVFNGSHLFDALELLARLSEARDAGKRGYTMPELARMLRRDMDTTQMLLQRLEEIEWIARLQEDHTGPHFVLLANPAQVTVQRLYDLFVIDRAELTYQLELDSTRTDGTLLLAALDNDKLKVTLAALLAARAAARAARAGDSERAAASMPHQAA, encoded by the coding sequence ATGCGTTTCGATCTCGACACGCTCAAACGGCTCGCGCAGTTCGCCGCGCAACGCATCGGTGAGGACCGGATTCCCCAGGTGGCGGGCAGTCTGACGTTTACGACGATGCTGTCGCTCGTGCCGCTCGCCACCGTCGCGTTCGCGCTATTTACCGCGTTTCCGATCTTCAGCTCGTTCCAGGCGTCGCTGCAGTTTTTTCTCGCCGATCACCTGATGCCCGCGCAACTGAACGATCAGATCTTCAAGTATCTGAACCAGTTCGCGTCGAAGGCCAAGGGGCTTACCACGATCGGCATGATCATCCTGTTCGTCACCGCGGTGATGACGATGATGACCGTCGAATCCGCGTTCAACGTGATCTGGCGCGTGCGCAAGGCGCGGCCCGTCGCGCAGCGCATTCTGGTCTACTGGGCGATCATCACGCTCGGCCCGATTCTGATCGGCGTGAGCCTGTCGATCTCGTCGTATCTGTTCACACAATCGATGACGTTCTCGGCGGCGCAGCGCATCACTCCGCTGATCGAATGGGCGCTCGCGGGCGCGACGCTGCCGCTTACCGTGCTCGCGTTTACGATTCTCTACGTTTATCTGCCGAACCGCCGCGTCGAATGGCGCGACGCGGTGGTCGGCGGTGTGATCGCCGCGGTCGCGTTCGAACTCGCGAAGCGCGGCTTCGGTTACTACGTGCGCCGCATTCCGACTTACACCGCCGTGTACGGCGCGTTCGCCGCGGTGCCGCTGTTCCTGGTGTGGATGTATCTGTGCTGGTTCATCACGCTCACCGGTGCGATGATCGCCTCCGCGTTGCCGGCGATCCGTATCGGCCAGTTTCACCGGCCCGTATTCAACGGCAGCCATCTGTTCGATGCGCTCGAACTGCTCGCGCGCCTGTCCGAAGCGCGTGATGCCGGCAAGCGCGGTTATACGATGCCCGAACTCGCGCGTATGCTTCGCCGCGATATGGACACCACGCAGATGCTGTTGCAGCGGCTCGAGGAGATCGAGTGGATCGCGCGTCTGCAGGAAGACCATACCGGCCCGCATTTCGTGCTGCTCGCGAATCCGGCGCAGGTCACGGTGCAGCGGCTTTACGACCTGTTCGTGATTGACCGGGCGGAGCTGACGTATCAGCTTGAACTCGATTCGACCCGTACCGACGGGACCTTGCTGCTGGCCGCGCTCGACAACGACAAGCTGAAGGTGACGCTTGCCGCGCTACTGGCGGCGCGGGCGGCCGCTCGTGCCGCGCGCGCTGGGGACAGCGAGCGCGCGGCGGCTTCGATGCCGCATCAGGCGGCGTGA
- the wrbA gene encoding NAD(P)H:quinone oxidoreductase, producing MKDILVLYYSRHGATRELALAIAHGVDSVPGMQARVRTVPAVSTVCEAAEPDIPAEGPPYVELRDLEECAGLALGSPTRFGNMAAALKYFLDGTTPQWLSGALSGKPACVFTSTGSLHGGQESTLLSMMLPLLHHGMLIVGIPYTESTLSTTQTGGTPYGASHFARAGTAGQGISADERTLAIALGARVARTAASMSERP from the coding sequence ATGAAAGACATACTCGTGCTTTATTACAGCCGTCACGGAGCCACGCGCGAGCTCGCGCTGGCGATCGCGCACGGCGTCGACAGCGTCCCCGGCATGCAGGCGCGAGTGCGCACCGTGCCGGCGGTTTCCACGGTCTGCGAGGCGGCCGAACCGGACATCCCCGCCGAAGGGCCGCCTTACGTCGAACTGCGCGATCTCGAGGAATGCGCGGGCCTCGCGCTCGGCTCGCCGACCCGTTTCGGCAACATGGCCGCCGCGCTCAAATACTTTCTCGACGGCACCACGCCGCAGTGGCTGTCAGGCGCGTTGTCCGGCAAGCCGGCCTGCGTGTTCACATCGACCGGCAGTCTGCACGGCGGCCAGGAATCCACACTGCTGTCGATGATGCTGCCGCTGCTCCATCACGGCATGCTGATCGTCGGCATCCCGTACACCGAAAGCACACTGTCCACCACGCAGACGGGCGGCACGCCGTACGGCGCGTCGCATTTCGCGCGCGCGGGCACGGCCGGGCAAGGCATCTCGGCCGATGAACGCACGCTCGCCATCGCGCTTGGCGCGCGCGTCGCGCGCACGGCGGCGTCGATGAGCGAAAGACCGTGA
- a CDS encoding DUF2069 domain-containing protein, with translation MAPKPAAALVAAFTLVAMIALAVAWEWWLAPLRPGGSLLVLKALPLLSALPGVWRRQLYTLQWASMLILLYFAEGVVRGWSDHGLSAQLGWLQAALAVIFFVSTLAYVGPFKRAAKLAAKEATAAAADGPAPPA, from the coding sequence GTGGCACCGAAACCCGCCGCCGCGCTCGTCGCCGCTTTCACGCTGGTCGCGATGATCGCGCTCGCCGTCGCATGGGAATGGTGGCTCGCGCCGCTGCGGCCCGGCGGCTCGCTGCTGGTGCTCAAGGCGTTGCCGCTGCTGTCGGCGCTGCCGGGCGTATGGCGGCGGCAGCTCTACACGCTGCAATGGGCGTCGATGCTGATCCTGCTGTATTTCGCCGAGGGTGTCGTGCGCGGCTGGAGCGACCATGGGCTGAGCGCACAGCTCGGTTGGCTGCAGGCGGCGCTGGCGGTGATCTTCTTCGTCAGTACGCTCGCTTATGTCGGACCGTTCAAGCGCGCGGCGAAGCTGGCCGCAAAAGAGGCCACGGCAGCCGCCGCCGATGGACCCGCCCCACCCGCGTGA
- a CDS encoding FAD-binding oxidoreductase, translating into MTYTAFLAACRDAIGAAHVLTDPHDTAPYLTDWRRRYTGTACAVLCPATAAEAAALVNLAVEHRVALVPQGGNTGLAGGATPDASGAQAVISLRRLNRVRDIDPHNNTITVEAGVILADVQKHAEAAGRLFPLSLAAEGSCTIGGNLSTNAGGTGVLRYGNTRELCLGLEVVTPQGELWDGLRGLRKDNTGYDLRDLFIGAEGTLGLITAAVLKLHPQPAARVTALAALASPHAALDFLALTQRVAGPLLTGFELMSDFCLRLVGRHFAQMRYPFAEPHAQVVLLELSDSESEAHARALFEGLMETALEQGLVEDAVVAENLAQSRAFWNLREHIPLAQAEEGLNIKHDIAVPISRIGHFIEATDAAIAQAAPGARMVTFGHLGDGNLHYNVQAPEGIDAKAFLEQYQSPINRIVYDSVHAHRGSISAEHGLGQLKIDEAAHYKQDVEVRMMRAIKQALDPLNLMNPGKVLR; encoded by the coding sequence ATGACCTATACCGCCTTTCTCGCCGCCTGCCGCGATGCCATCGGCGCGGCCCACGTGCTGACCGACCCACACGACACCGCCCCGTACCTGACCGACTGGCGCCGCCGCTACACCGGCACGGCCTGCGCGGTGCTGTGCCCGGCCACGGCCGCGGAGGCCGCGGCGCTCGTGAACCTCGCGGTCGAGCATCGTGTCGCGCTGGTGCCGCAGGGCGGCAACACCGGTCTCGCGGGTGGTGCGACGCCCGACGCGAGCGGCGCGCAGGCGGTCATCAGTCTGCGGCGGCTCAATCGCGTGCGCGATATCGATCCGCACAACAATACGATCACGGTCGAAGCCGGCGTGATCCTCGCCGACGTGCAGAAGCACGCGGAGGCGGCCGGGCGTCTGTTTCCGCTGAGCCTCGCCGCCGAGGGCAGCTGCACGATCGGCGGCAATCTGTCGACCAACGCGGGCGGCACCGGCGTACTGCGCTACGGCAACACGCGCGAGCTGTGCCTCGGTCTCGAAGTCGTGACGCCGCAAGGCGAGCTTTGGGACGGACTGCGCGGCTTGCGCAAGGACAACACCGGCTACGATCTGCGCGATCTGTTCATCGGCGCGGAAGGCACGCTCGGCCTGATCACCGCGGCGGTGCTGAAGCTGCACCCGCAACCGGCCGCGCGCGTCACCGCGCTCGCCGCGCTGGCGTCGCCGCACGCGGCACTCGATTTCCTCGCGCTCACGCAGCGTGTCGCCGGGCCGCTTCTGACCGGCTTCGAACTGATGTCGGATTTCTGCCTGCGCCTCGTCGGCCGACATTTCGCGCAGATGCGCTATCCGTTCGCCGAGCCGCATGCTCAGGTCGTGCTGCTCGAACTGTCGGACAGCGAAAGCGAAGCGCACGCGCGCGCGCTGTTCGAAGGGCTGATGGAAACGGCGCTCGAACAGGGTCTCGTGGAAGACGCGGTGGTCGCGGAAAACCTCGCGCAATCGCGCGCGTTCTGGAATCTGCGCGAACACATTCCGCTCGCGCAGGCCGAGGAAGGGCTCAATATCAAGCACGACATCGCGGTGCCGATCTCGCGTATCGGCCATTTCATCGAGGCGACCGACGCCGCCATTGCCCAAGCCGCGCCGGGCGCGCGCATGGTGACGTTCGGCCATCTCGGCGACGGCAATCTGCACTACAACGTGCAGGCGCCCGAGGGCATCGACGCGAAGGCGTTTCTGGAGCAGTACCAGAGCCCGATCAACCGGATCGTCTACGACAGCGTGCACGCGCATCGCGGCAGCATCAGCGCGGAACATGGGCTCGGCCAACTGAAAATCGACGAGGCTGCACACTACAAGCAGGACGTCGAAGTGCGAATGATGCGTGCGATCAAGCAGGCGCTCGATCCGCTGAACCTGATGAATCCCGGCAAGGTGCTACGCTAA
- a CDS encoding metallophosphoesterase gives MKIRVLSDLHLENDEPELIAHAQADLIVLAGDIHNHAAGPRWAAQAFDDAVPIVYVPGNHEYYDGEFGALESALLDAAAQVDNVHVLNNASLVDPQGRWRVLGTTLWTDFALYGAAPSEIDESIDAASRVMLDYRGLIQMNWPHDTHDAERDFTPADSLALHRRARAWLEGELAKPFVGQTIVVTHHAPHRLSLAERYAEDRASAGFVNHLPELVRSPVALWIHGHTHTSFDYVVDGTRVVCNPRGYFDRRTGQWENPLFAWDKVVDI, from the coding sequence GTGAAGATTCGCGTGCTGTCCGACCTGCATCTGGAAAACGACGAGCCCGAGCTGATTGCCCATGCGCAGGCGGATCTGATCGTGCTGGCCGGCGACATCCACAACCATGCCGCGGGTCCGCGCTGGGCCGCGCAGGCGTTCGACGACGCGGTGCCTATTGTCTACGTGCCGGGCAATCACGAGTACTACGACGGTGAGTTCGGCGCGCTCGAAAGCGCGTTGCTCGACGCGGCCGCGCAGGTCGACAACGTGCACGTGCTGAACAATGCCTCGCTCGTCGACCCGCAAGGCCGCTGGCGCGTGCTGGGCACGACGTTGTGGACCGACTTCGCGCTATACGGCGCGGCGCCGTCCGAGATCGACGAGTCGATCGACGCCGCGAGCCGCGTGATGCTCGATTATCGCGGGCTGATCCAGATGAACTGGCCGCACGACACGCATGATGCCGAGCGCGATTTCACGCCCGCCGATTCGCTCGCGCTGCACCGGCGCGCGCGTGCATGGCTCGAAGGCGAGCTCGCGAAGCCGTTTGTCGGCCAGACGATCGTGGTCACGCATCACGCGCCGCATCGCTTGAGCCTTGCCGAGCGTTATGCGGAAGATCGCGCGTCGGCGGGCTTCGTCAATCATTTGCCGGAACTCGTGCGCTCGCCTGTCGCGTTGTGGATTCACGGGCATACGCATACATCGTTCGACTACGTGGTGGACGGCACGCGCGTCGTGTGCAATCCGCGCGGCTATTTCGACCGGCGTACGGGTCAGTGGGAAAATCCGCTGTTTGCGTGGGATAAGGTGGTCGATATCTAG
- a CDS encoding LysR family transcriptional regulator, with product MDTLQNMRVFVRVVEAGSFTGAAQYLNTTTAYASRAVSDLEAHLRTRLLNRTTRRIALTEAGERYLQRCEQILAYVDQAEAEASDAHARPSGKLKVHAMTSFGQHYVVPAVGRYQQRYPEVQVELTLAQRMPDLLDEGFDVSLALATDLPDSGLVSQRLGSAFSVACASPAYLEQRGVPQTPADLAQHTCMQLVTPIFPADKWTFDGPNGDETVALGPTTFQVNVAEAMAAAACAGMGVGLIPLYSAIRWLRSGELVWLLPEYTAQPMNLYALYPSRQYLDAKIRTWVEFLRDELPATLAADHAELRQFARS from the coding sequence ATGGACACGCTTCAAAACATGCGCGTTTTCGTCCGCGTCGTCGAAGCAGGCAGCTTCACGGGTGCCGCGCAGTATCTGAATACGACCACGGCTTACGCGTCGCGCGCGGTCTCCGATCTGGAGGCGCATCTGCGCACGCGGCTGTTGAACCGCACCACGCGCCGCATCGCGCTGACCGAGGCCGGCGAGCGTTATCTGCAGCGCTGCGAGCAGATCCTCGCGTATGTGGATCAGGCGGAGGCCGAGGCGAGCGACGCGCACGCGCGCCCGTCCGGCAAACTCAAGGTTCACGCGATGACGAGCTTCGGCCAGCACTATGTGGTGCCGGCGGTCGGCCGCTACCAGCAGCGCTATCCGGAGGTGCAGGTCGAATTGACGCTCGCGCAGCGCATGCCCGATCTGCTCGACGAAGGCTTCGACGTTTCGCTGGCGCTCGCGACGGACCTGCCGGATTCGGGACTCGTGTCGCAGCGCCTCGGTAGCGCATTCAGCGTGGCATGCGCGTCGCCGGCGTATCTGGAGCAGCGCGGCGTGCCGCAAACGCCCGCCGACCTCGCGCAGCACACGTGCATGCAACTCGTGACGCCGATTTTTCCGGCGGACAAATGGACCTTCGACGGCCCGAACGGCGATGAAACCGTCGCGCTCGGTCCCACCACGTTTCAGGTGAACGTGGCCGAGGCGATGGCCGCCGCAGCGTGCGCGGGCATGGGCGTCGGCCTGATTCCGCTCTATTCGGCGATTCGTTGGCTGCGCAGCGGCGAACTCGTATGGCTGCTGCCCGAATACACGGCGCAGCCGATGAACCTGTATGCGTTGTATCCGTCGAGGCAGTATCTGGACGCGAAGATCCGCACGTGGGTTGAGTTTCTGCGCGACGAGCTGCCCGCGACGCTTGCCGCGGATCACGCGGAGTTGCGGCAATTCGCGAGGTCGTAA
- a CDS encoding efflux transporter outer membrane subunit, with translation MQSPVPKAVAAAAVLTILLTIAGCASTGGVAPQTRTTAPASLDAGNAIRAANADAQWPATDWWRAYHDPQLNQWIDAALAGNPSLAAAQARVREAASMAGVAHAALSPQVNGELSIQRQKWADNVYYGPGPLAGEQSWNNTGTLGLSYHLDLWGKDKNAAERALDLAHASAADARAAQLELQGNVVRTYIDMSLNYALLDVAKATLQQQQQIVDLANRRLKGGIGTQLEVSQAETPLPEYERQIDAIDEKIALGRNQLAALAGKGPGAGDAIQRPALSLGTSAALASLPATLPANLIGHRPDVVAARWSVAAQARGIDVAKADFYPDINLLASIGGYAAMGPLFQFLKNPSHSWSAGPALSLPIFDGGRLRSQLGAASAGYDEAVEHYNQSIVDALKDISDQVIRTRSLATQAGDADRSVAAARKNYDLAREGYRRGLTDYLNVLVAQSQLLRAQEGVAKVQAERLGVHASLMTALGGGLDDPANGPQDSDTLPAHGKGKRGAVNAEADARGAAENASKSGSAIAKAAMAPKSAVQAGSANRPSHLTSTARAGVGTATTTGAGAVEDVGATTNAAAHATTSTQAPATE, from the coding sequence GTGCAGTCTCCGGTACCGAAAGCGGTCGCCGCGGCAGCGGTTCTTACGATCTTATTAACAATCGCCGGATGCGCAAGTACCGGAGGCGTCGCGCCGCAAACGCGTACGACCGCGCCTGCTTCGCTCGACGCGGGCAACGCGATTCGCGCGGCCAACGCCGATGCGCAGTGGCCCGCCACCGACTGGTGGCGCGCCTATCACGATCCGCAACTGAATCAGTGGATCGACGCCGCGCTCGCCGGCAATCCGAGTCTCGCGGCGGCGCAGGCGCGTGTGCGCGAGGCGGCGTCGATGGCCGGCGTCGCGCACGCGGCGCTCTCGCCGCAAGTCAACGGTGAGCTGTCGATCCAGCGTCAGAAGTGGGCCGACAACGTGTACTACGGTCCCGGACCGCTCGCGGGCGAGCAGTCCTGGAACAACACCGGCACGCTCGGCCTGTCGTATCACCTCGACCTGTGGGGCAAAGACAAAAACGCCGCCGAGCGCGCGCTCGACCTCGCTCACGCGAGCGCCGCCGACGCGCGCGCCGCCCAGCTCGAATTGCAGGGCAACGTGGTGCGCACCTATATCGATATGTCGCTGAACTATGCGCTGCTCGACGTCGCGAAGGCGACGCTGCAGCAACAGCAGCAGATCGTCGATCTCGCGAACCGGCGCCTGAAAGGCGGCATCGGCACGCAACTCGAAGTGAGCCAGGCCGAAACGCCGCTGCCCGAATACGAACGCCAGATCGACGCAATCGACGAAAAGATCGCGCTCGGCCGCAACCAGCTTGCCGCGCTCGCGGGCAAGGGCCCGGGCGCGGGCGACGCGATCCAGCGCCCGGCGCTGTCGCTGGGCACGTCCGCCGCGCTCGCGAGCCTGCCGGCCACGCTGCCCGCCAATTTGATCGGCCATCGGCCAGACGTCGTCGCGGCGCGCTGGAGCGTCGCCGCGCAGGCGCGCGGCATCGACGTCGCGAAGGCCGACTTCTATCCGGACATCAACCTGCTCGCGTCGATCGGCGGCTATGCGGCGATGGGGCCGCTGTTCCAGTTCCTGAAGAATCCGTCGCATAGCTGGAGCGCGGGTCCCGCGCTGTCGCTGCCGATCTTCGACGGCGGCCGGCTGCGCTCGCAGCTCGGCGCGGCGTCGGCGGGTTACGACGAGGCAGTCGAGCACTACAACCAGTCGATCGTCGATGCGCTGAAGGACATCTCCGACCAGGTGATCCGCACCCGCTCGCTCGCGACCCAGGCCGGCGACGCCGACCGCTCGGTCGCCGCGGCTCGCAAAAACTACGATCTGGCGCGCGAAGGTTATCGGCGCGGCCTGACCGACTATCTGAACGTGCTGGTCGCGCAAAGCCAGTTGCTGCGCGCGCAGGAAGGTGTCGCGAAGGTGCAGGCCGAACGGCTCGGCGTGCATGCGTCGCTGATGACGGCGCTTGGTGGCGGGCTCGATGATCCGGCCAACGGTCCGCAAGACAGCGACACGCTGCCGGCGCATGGCAAGGGCAAGAGAGGCGCGGTGAATGCAGAGGCGGATGCAAGGGGCGCGGCGGAGAACGCGAGCAAGAGCGGCAGCGCAATTGCGAAAGCAGCTATGGCTCCGAAGAGCGCAGTACAGGCGGGCTCGGCAAATCGCCCGAGCCACTTAACGTCCACAGCGCGTGCCGGTGTGGGTACAGCTACGACCACTGGCGCTGGTGCCGTTGAGGATGTCGGTGCAACTACCAACGCCGCCGCCCACGCCACCACGAGCACCCAAGCGCCCGCGACCGAGTGA
- a CDS encoding DUF1656 domain-containing protein: MPRDIAVLDAYVPAIVLLFIAGAALTWALDRVIAYTGLYRVVWHPSLFRASLLVSVCGLLGLAVYR, from the coding sequence ATGCCACGTGATATCGCCGTGCTCGATGCGTACGTGCCGGCCATCGTGCTGCTGTTCATCGCGGGCGCCGCGCTCACCTGGGCGCTCGATCGCGTGATCGCCTATACGGGCCTGTATCGCGTGGTGTGGCATCCATCCCTGTTCCGGGCCAGCTTGCTCGTGTCCGTGTGCGGCCTTCTCGGCCTCGCCGTTTACCGTTGA
- a CDS encoding efflux RND transporter periplasmic adaptor subunit translates to MTIRNLVGFIATAIIFIVAILIGRVLWVHYMDEPWTRDGRVRAEIVNVAPDVSGAIVDLPVKDNQLVKKGDLLMQIDPSHYQIAVEQAQAAVAARKAELQMKRDDAQRRADMDSLVVSKESRENATHTASAAEASYQQALAALDAAKLNLERTRVVSPVDGYVTNLSVFRGDYASAGAAKLAIVDSHSFWVYGYFEETKLPHVRIGDKAEVKLMSGGTLQGHVESISRGIYDRDNPQSHELLADVNPTFNWVRLAQRVPVRVKIDSVPSDVMLAAGTTCTVVVRPEAVKPRA, encoded by the coding sequence ATGACCATCCGAAATCTTGTGGGCTTCATCGCGACAGCCATCATTTTCATCGTCGCGATACTGATTGGCCGCGTGCTGTGGGTCCATTACATGGATGAACCGTGGACCCGCGACGGTCGCGTGCGCGCCGAAATCGTCAACGTCGCGCCCGATGTATCCGGCGCGATCGTCGATCTGCCGGTCAAGGACAACCAGCTCGTGAAGAAGGGCGATCTGTTGATGCAGATCGATCCGTCGCACTATCAGATCGCGGTCGAGCAGGCGCAGGCGGCGGTCGCCGCGCGCAAAGCCGAATTGCAGATGAAGCGCGACGACGCGCAGCGCCGCGCCGATATGGATTCGCTGGTGGTATCGAAGGAAAGCCGCGAAAACGCGACGCACACCGCGTCCGCCGCCGAAGCCTCATATCAGCAGGCACTTGCCGCGCTCGACGCCGCGAAGCTGAACCTCGAACGCACGCGCGTCGTGTCGCCGGTCGACGGCTACGTGACGAACCTGTCGGTGTTCCGCGGCGACTACGCGAGCGCGGGCGCGGCGAAGCTCGCGATCGTCGATAGCCATTCGTTCTGGGTCTACGGCTACTTCGAGGAAACCAAGCTGCCGCACGTGCGTATCGGCGACAAGGCCGAGGTGAAGCTGATGAGCGGCGGCACGCTGCAAGGCCACGTGGAAAGCATCTCGCGCGGCATTTACGACCGCGACAATCCGCAAAGCCATGAACTGCTCGCCGACGTGAACCCGACTTTCAACTGGGTGCGGCTCGCGCAGCGCGTGCCGGTGCGCGTGAAGATCGATTCGGTGCCGAGCGACGTGATGCTCGCGGCGGGCACAACGTGCACGGTGGTCGTGCGGCCGGAGGCGGTCAAGCCGAGAGCCTGA
- a CDS encoding methyl-accepting chemotaxis protein, with the protein MKAVARSGGDGANVLGNGSINGATRAAPGGTAAGNTRHRTAATLKGLSVKATLRVAFTVLLLGTLLIGVFSLLQIGRLNASAQSIYDQGHVASRAAEEARGDLLRASRAQKMLLTATTAKERDELGADIEHGIADLGEQLRTLQQYIDKSDPKALGEQKAFAAGVATWSTHLRDFVTLIKAQPLDLSQMNWQVGTQDVSLLVETGKLEKLVDELVAQRGTAAKATIAASGFIYHSSFVMIAVMTLALIVLAFAIAAWVERRLTRQLGGEPAYAKEIASRIAAGDLSNRIALGGKDRSSMLFALSDMQSGLATTVADIASTADAIATASGQISMGNLDLSQRTEQQAFALERTAHSMEQLTSTVRQNADNAKQASTLANNASEIAEQGGAVVNRVVATMNEINDSARSIGDIIGVIEGIAFQTNILALNAAVEAARAGEEGRGFSVVAAEVRNLAQRSAAAAKEIKALIQTSVERVGNGSALAADAGQTMDEIVKAVKRVTDIMGEISAASSEQSAGIEAINLAVTQMDAGTQQNAALVEEATAAARSLDDQARGLKAMVGKFRLSA; encoded by the coding sequence ATGAAAGCAGTGGCGCGAAGCGGCGGGGACGGCGCGAATGTGCTGGGCAACGGGTCCATCAATGGAGCAACGCGGGCGGCGCCGGGTGGCACGGCGGCCGGCAACACCCGGCATCGCACCGCGGCGACGCTCAAAGGTCTATCGGTCAAGGCGACGCTGCGCGTTGCGTTCACGGTGTTGCTGCTCGGCACGCTGCTGATCGGTGTGTTTTCTTTGCTGCAGATCGGCCGGCTGAACGCGTCCGCGCAGTCGATCTACGATCAGGGCCACGTCGCGAGCCGCGCCGCCGAAGAAGCGCGTGGCGACCTGCTGCGCGCAAGCCGCGCGCAAAAGATGCTGCTCACCGCGACCACTGCGAAGGAGCGCGACGAACTCGGCGCCGACATCGAGCACGGCATCGCCGATCTCGGCGAGCAACTGCGCACGCTGCAGCAATACATCGACAAGTCGGACCCGAAGGCGCTCGGCGAGCAGAAAGCATTTGCCGCGGGGGTGGCGACATGGAGCACCCATCTGCGCGACTTCGTCACGCTGATCAAAGCGCAGCCGCTTGATCTGTCGCAGATGAACTGGCAGGTCGGCACCCAGGACGTGTCGCTGCTGGTCGAAACCGGCAAGCTCGAAAAGCTCGTCGACGAACTCGTCGCGCAGCGCGGCACCGCCGCGAAGGCGACAATCGCGGCGTCCGGCTTTATCTACCATTCGTCGTTCGTGATGATCGCGGTGATGACGCTCGCGCTGATCGTGCTCGCATTCGCGATCGCCGCGTGGGTCGAGCGGCGGCTCACCAGGCAGCTGGGTGGCGAGCCCGCCTACGCGAAGGAAATCGCGAGCCGCATCGCGGCGGGGGATCTGTCGAACCGCATCGCACTCGGCGGCAAGGACCGTTCGAGCATGCTGTTCGCGCTGTCCGACATGCAAAGCGGACTCGCGACCACGGTGGCCGACATTGCATCGACCGCGGATGCGATCGCGACCGCGTCGGGGCAGATTTCGATGGGCAATCTGGACCTGTCGCAGCGTACCGAGCAGCAGGCCTTCGCGCTCGAACGCACCGCGCACAGCATGGAGCAGTTAACCTCGACGGTGCGTCAGAACGCCGACAACGCAAAGCAGGCGAGCACGCTCGCGAACAATGCGTCGGAGATCGCCGAGCAGGGCGGCGCGGTCGTGAACCGCGTGGTTGCGACGATGAACGAGATCAACGACAGCGCGCGCAGCATCGGCGACATCATCGGCGTGATCGAGGGGATCGCGTTTCAGACCAATATCCTCGCGCTGAACGCGGCCGTCGAGGCGGCGCGCGCGGGCGAGGAAGGGCGCGGCTTTTCGGTGGTCGCGGCGGAAGTGCGCAACCTCGCGCAGCGCAGCGCGGCGGCCGCGAAGGAAATCAAGGCGTTGATCCAGACCTCGGTCGAGCGTGTGGGTAACGGCTCGGCGCTGGCCGCGGACGCCGGTCAGACGATGGACGAAATCGTCAAGGCGGTGAAGCGCGTGACCGACATCATGGGCGAGATCTCGGCGGCGTCGTCGGAGCAGAGCGCGGGCATCGAGGCGATCAATCTCGCGGTCACGCAGATGGATGCCGGCACGCAGCAGAACGCCGCGCTGGTCGAAGAGGCGACCGCCGCGGCCCGCTCACTCGACGATCAGGCGCGCGGGTTGAAGGCGATGGTGGGGAAGTTCAGGCTCTCGGCTTGA